DNA from Phocoena phocoena chromosome 1, mPhoPho1.1, whole genome shotgun sequence:
TGAACACTGCCACAGATGTGCAGCTGTTGCCAGAGGGTACAGGGTGTCCCGCCCATTCTCCACTCCCTTCCCGCCAGCCTTAGGATCCAAAGCTGTTTGTCAAGTTTGTAGCCAGGCTTGGAGGGGCAGTGTGTGGAATGAGGTGTGAGGGCTGACGCCCAAGCCCAGAACCAACCATGCCCACAAGGAAGAACCCAGGTCCTGGGTTCCTCAGCCCCAGCTGATCACAAAGGTGACGGAGTATGATTGACACTGTTCTAGACACAGGTTTCAGTAAACACTTGGCTCAGTgggaacaaagaaacaataaaagcttCCCCTAACGGCTGCAGTTCTACTCTGTTCTCTGCAGGTTGAACCCAGCACCATGGTGGGCCTCAGGCCTCTATTTTGGGGGACTCAGATGAACTCACAGGTGACCAGGATGCCATGGAATGAAGCTCAGTGAACAGCTTCTGGAAAGCCTGGGACTATCTGGCCTAGGGAAGGGAGGACCTGGGGGAATGTGGTGGCAGGTTCCAGGTATCTAGAGGACTGGCATGCAGGAAGGGGTGGAGTATGTTCTCGGTGGCCCAAGAGAGAAAACCATAGCCAATGGGTAGTGTTTTCAAGGTGGTGGGATTTGGAATCCACATCAGGAAGAAGTCCCTACTAGTCCAGGAGGAAATGGGCTGCCTGGAAAGGCACTGAGTTGTCATTGGAGGTTGGCAAGCAGAGGCCAGACTCAAAGTGGGGTCATGGAAGGGGTTCTAGCTCTGCATGGGGGCTGGCCTCTGGGAACTGGATTCCACCTAACTCTAGGATTCTAGCACGACAGCAGCCCAGAGGAGAACCGGGGCTAACTGCCTAAGCCTGACATAACCTGCCAGGCCTCACTGGGCTGCTTCCCCAACCAAGCAGGGAGGAGAGCCTGTTTTCTTATCTTCATCCCCCCAAAACAGAAGGATTAGCTCACCATTACCCATCATAAGGTCCCCCAATCAAACCAAAACGTCTGGTGCCTTGGCTTCGGACTGAAGTTTTGTCAGATCACTGTAGACGTTTGCTATAGACTGATTATCAAGCTGATCTGAAGATCCAGCTGGCAAGTACAGATGTCTGCGCTtaacaaaaatggggagaaagTTATGACTGCATAAATGCAGTTTGTCTGGAAGATTAAAACTAGGGTTTGAGATAATAAAAAGGCCAGGCTGTGGAAAGTCTGGGGTGGCTGCTTCTAGCCCAGAATGCCAGCCCTAAAACTGTTATAAAACACACGGTCAGCTTCTTGGACTGAACCTGGCAAGGTCAGACTTAACCTGAAGTTAAGTTACACTTAACTTCAACCCAGTAAGTGAGAGCAGCCCTGTGGAGGCATGTCCCCCTGAGCTGTTTCTTTCTGCATGGCATGGTATATACTATGTACTTAAATATtcgttgaatgaaagaataaatgagtgaCTGAATGGATAAGCATATGCACCTGTAACTGGGAAGATGTGGTGTAAAATGCGAAACTCCAGAGTTTTATTCTTGTATTGAAGCTTACAGTTGCACCAAACTTTTGGCCCCAAATGAAAAcaaccacaaataaaaaaaaaaaaaagcattggcaGTGGGAGGTAGCAACTTGTCCCCCGGGGACTGAAGCCAAGCAGAGGATGGCAGGCAAGTATGAGGGGTCCAAGCTGCAGAGGGGTAGCGTGGCCAAAGATGCCCAGAGAGCAGACTGCCCAAGGTCCCTGAACAGGCAGCTAGAAGTCAACACACACGGACTTGTGGGGGGTGGAATCCAAGCCACTGGTCCCATGGGCAAATCTCTCACCCTGGTCAGATTCCATTTTGGAGAAACTGGGTTCATCTGACAAGACAGCGTGGGTGAGGGAACGCAGGTGCTAATCGTTAAGAGGTTGATGAACACTTACCGCTGGCATCAGGGCATAGAAGGAAAAGCTAGAGTCTGGAGTCAGCTGACTGGACACTAACTCCATTGCAATGACCAGCATCTCTGGCACCTGGCGCAAGGCTGTGCCATTTAAATACTCAGGGATGTAAAAGGACATTCAATTTCCAGTCCTCTCCTAGGTCAGGCCCCTACCTGTGTGGTCTCAGCCCAGGTCCCCACTACCTGGTGGCTATGACACAGACTCCCAGCCCTCTTTGGGAACAATGCTGAATCAGGCAGGGGAGAATTCTTTTTCTAGGAAGGGCAGGAAATGAAGAGAGGCCCACATGCTTCTCCCACCCTAGGAGCCAGGAAAAGTCCCTTGGTGcactccccactttacagatgggctGGTCATAGCATCCGAGAAGCTGTCATGGTGACGAAGTCCTCGAAGCTGAGCCGAATGTTGCCCTGCACAGCTGTGTCCTTCTCCCGGAAGGCCTCGGTCAGCACCTGCAGCTGGGTGCACACCTGGATGAAGCGATCTAGCTGCATGGCAGGACTGGCAGAGCGCGGGCAGTAGCGGGAGATCAGGAGCTGGGTGAACTGGGGGCTCAGATTGTAGCCCATCTGGGACAGAGCTGGAGAGCAGACACAAAAACCTGCCGTGAGCACCGCCATCAACCAGCTCCACGGAATACAGCAGTTCAGGAACTTCAAGGGGACTGGCACCAAAGCAGAAACAGGACAGATGTCCCGAGGGGCTGTCCAAAACGGCAGAAGCACAACAGGGGCTCTGGATGCTCCCCTGAGCTGGAAGGCCCCCATCCCTCTTTCTCAAAGTCTCTGTTGTCTGTTCAGTTAGGGGCCTGCAGGGTCCCAGAATGACACCAGTCTGTCCACGCTCATCTCTGACTCGTCTCTATTACAGACAGGAGCCTGAGCCCCCTCGGGTCACCCTGCCCCGAGCAGACACACATGAGAGGTGGCTTATTAACCCTTGCTAATCCTCTGTCTTATCACCTCTAAAACTGGGATAATACTTACCTTGTAGGTTCTAGTAAGGATTAAAGTAGGTGATCGTGCAATGGATTTGgtgtagtgcctggcacataataagcacccAGTAAGTGTTATTTGCTAAAAGTTATAAAATCATCACCATCTCCCCAGGCGAGGCTGCTGGGCAGTTCCAAGCTCACAGCCTCCACGCTGCTCCTCCTGTCCCTCCTCCTGGGatgcttccttcttcctctctgtaTAATCTACCAGCTCAGGCTAAAGTCTCAGCTCCCCTTTTGCTATGTggcccttgggcaagtcacctagactaagtctcagttttctcacctgtaaaagggTAATAATAAGAGATCCTTCATCTAAGGGTGGGGAATAAGAAGCAGTACCTATCACATGCAGAGAAAGAATGATGTAATATATGAAAAAAGCTTATTACAGTACCTGGCCCATagcaagcattcaataaatattagctttccTGTGATAATATCACCCTTACAAATATCCATCACCGGACCATTACCTGAcaacagagtaggtgctcagaacAGGTCACCTCCTTTCCCTtccaccagggagctccccttCCCCCTGCTCCCGCCCCCAGGCTCCTTAGTCTGATTGAAATCCATGGCCAGGGCGAGGGGCTGGGTTCTGTGGGGAGCCCTTTCTCCCTCTCAGGTGGCAAAGCTCCCCGTCCAGTTCTCATCCCCACACTAACCAACCATCCTCTGGAGTCAGAATTGGAACCAGACCTGGAGCTGTGGCCTCAGGTCATCTTACCCAACTGCAACTTTTAGAGTGGTCTGGGTCCCAAAGCTGGGAATGAAATTGCCTTCTAGTAGGGCTAGCAACAGAAGCCACCTTTCTGAGCCCCTCTACAGGGCTCTTTCCGTTCTGCATGCTAGAAACTAGAGAGGAAAGAGCCACACGAGCCACATGTACCAGTCTCAAAGTGCCCTCGGCTGCTGACTTTCCATCCCCAAGGCTCCCTGACAGCTGCGCCTGTCTCACCTAGTGCTGCCAGGAATCCCATCGCCAGAGAGTCCAGCCCCGATCGTTTCCCTGCCCTGGACTGGGCTCACGGCCCAGCCAGGTCAcagaaggggtggggagagggcctgTGCTGAGGGCAGCGTTTTGCAGTGCAGTTGGACACGTGGTAGCCAGAGGCTAGAGAGAACCCCTTGCTCTGTCTTAGGGGGTAAAGAGAAACATCCGGCTGTGCCTGTGCACTGAGTCCCTGCCAGGCCCTCACCTTGCTGCAGCTCTGTGTAGCTAATGGAGCCCGAGCAGTCCCGGTCATATTGCTGGAAGAGGTTCTTCCACTGCTGGATGCACTTCCACAGGGCTGAGAAACCGTAGACATCAATGTGGCCTGACTTGGTCTTGTCAAACATGtcttgggtgggggagggaaagaaggctTCAAGACTAAGGGCCAAGGGTCCTCAGATACCACTGAGGCTCCCTTCTCCCCAGGCTGGAGTAGGACACTCCACAGAACCACAGGCCTGAGGCCCAGATGCCGGTACCCAAGATGCACCCTCATCAAGTACTATACCAGCCTCCACCCCTGACAGAACTGCATCTTCTCCACAGGCTTGGCAGCTGACCCCCTCCCTGCCATCTCCCACCAGGACAGGGAGTCCCATTCTGCAGAATGAGACACTGAGCTGGCCTATGATTCAGCAAGGTCTAGAACTTGACAAAAGATCTAAGGAAAAGAGCTCTCTAAGGGATCTCACCTTGAACCCAGTTTCCTGTGAGAAATCCTCCCTGGCCAAAAGATTTCTCCTCAGAATGGCCTCCCACCCACCTACCGTCAGACAGGAGGCGGCTCTGCCCCAGCCGGAGCCCAGGAGGAAGGGCTAGGACTCACTCATCATCATGAGGCAGGTCTCGTCGTTGAACGAGGACCAGTTGGAGTTGACCAGGGCCTGCTTCAGCTCCTTGATGGAGATATAGCCACTGTGATCGGAGTCCACTGACTGGAACCAGGAGTAAGCCTCAGGATCCACATTGGGAGGGGTGCCACCTGCAGGAAGGGGTGCCAACCAGGGGAGTCAGACGCAGGCCTCAAGACCAATCCACAGAAATGCTGGGAAAGGTCAGCCTCAGTGCCCCCCAGCTACCTCAAAAGTCTCACAAATCTGCCTACCCACTCCCTGTCTTCCATCAAGACAACATCCTTACTCTAATGGAAGAGGACCTTCTGTGTAAACTCACGAGTATTTGCGGTTGATTTCTACTCCACAAATCCTTCAGGTTTTTCCTACAGTGCCCCAGCCACTTCTCTAGTTGATTTTAAGTTTCTAAGGAACAGGGACTTGTCCGGCAGATTAAGAATTCTCTGAAAAGGGGGATCATCTCTTCCCcaaaaatgtttgctgagcaCCTAACATGCACAGCCCAGAGACAAGCATCTTGAGAGTCAGGCagcagggagctctctggggtgggAACCAGGTCTGGTCCATCTCTGGCACCAGGAGAGCTGGTATATTCTATCAAGAGCTACCAGAATGTGGGTGGCCACAGAGctccatgtctcttccctccccATCACCTCCGATGCCTGTCCCCATCTCCAAACCTCCCTGCAGACATCTTTGACACGTCCTCACCCCACACACCCAAAGAGCTGCCTAGAGCTGCCAGTTCCATACACAGGTATCAACTCCTCCCTGTTCCTACTGCACCTGTCCTGATTCAGACACCTCTCACCTGACTGTGGAACAAACCCAAAATCCTAACCAAATCCTCATGACAGCAACTCTCCACCACTTAGTACTTGTTGCCGAGTAATCTTTGTAAAATTCCACTCTGTTCTCACCAATTTCCCCCCACCTCAACTCAAAACTCTTCAAAGGCTCCCCACTGTCTACAAAATAAAGTCCAGCATCCCTAAAACAGCATTCCAGTTTCCCCACAATGTGGTCTACCCCCATCTACCTGTCACTCTATCCCCACTCTGTCCCCCTCTGCCTCTGTTCCAGCCTAGATGCAGTAAGTAAGGCACTTGGTCCTACCCAGACCTTCACAGCTCCCTATGAAGCCTTTACTCACCTCACCAGGTTCTCTGTCTCATACCCTCTTCTCCCTCATCTCTTTGCATCCATTTCCCACCCACCCTTCAAAACCCAAATAAAATGCTGCTCCTTCTATAAAgcctttcctcttcttccatcCCTGGACaggcctccttcctctctcctttgtaCTCCTCTCTATGGCCCTGATCATTCCACTGTGTACATGTTTTCTCCTACTCTTTCCAGGTTACACTTGGAGCAACTTGTGAGCAAGATCCCAGCCTAACTCATCTCTGAATCCCCAGGGGCTAGCACAGAGCCGGACACAGAAAGGGGAGGTGCTCAATTCATGCTAGAATTGGCCTCCTGGTTCAAGTCCCAACTCTCCCATGTGCAGCCTTGGTTAAGTTATTGAAggtctctgtgtttcagtttttttatctgtgaaatgacAAGCACAACAGCATCTACTTCATAAGGttattataaagatataattaataaatgaaaacccTTAGATCAACACCTGGCACCATCCAAGCACTATATACCTGCTGATTATTAGCATTGCTGTCATGGTTCAAACGGCTTTGTGTGTCTGGGAGCTTTGTGTGTACGTCAGATGGAAGAAAGGATCATTCATTTGGAAAGACAtgcagggtgggctgggggtgaggggagaaggtGGCAGATGAAAGCAGAGAAGCACAGAAGACTGTCTTGGGAAAAAGCCAGAGTTACACAGTATTGGTAAACCTGCTGAGTTGACTGAGGGCTCCTTCACACATGTAAGTATCAGAGACAGCACAGAAACCACTGTCCAGTCCCCAAAGTAAGGCCAGAAGGATAAAGGTTTGCCTGACTGAGGGACTAGTCTGACCTCCTCGGATAGGAAATCCAGACAGGCCCCACCCTCTTTCCTAAAACAGCTGCTGTGCCATGGCGCAGAGGAGGTCACAGCCACAGGCAGGAGAGTCTCTGTAATATGTGGTCTGTGCAGTCAGCATAGAACAGCTCAGGCTCTGGAAGCAAAGAGAGCAAAGATCCTTACTAGCTTGTGTGGTTTAGAGGAATTGTTTCATTCTCTGAGTACTGATTCCCCCATTTCTAAAATGGACCTACTTTCCAGGGttgctgtgatgattaaatgagataacagcaAAATAAGTTTTCACAGAGGGCCTGGAATGTATGCAGTCACATTTTCGCGGAGGAAGGCCTATTTAAACTGGGTATGAAAGGATGATTAAGAGTTAcgatggggaaaagaaaaagcatgtggCGAAGGCACAGAGCGTGTTCAGAGTACTCCAAGGGGTCTGGGGTTGATGGAAGAGAGGGTCTGGAAAGACCCGTTGGGAATCGAGTGCCCTTAGGATCTTCCCTGTGGGCAATGAGGCATCTTTAAGGGTCAAACCTCTCTTGCAGAGCATGGTGTTCAACATTTAGACCCTGTATTCAGCAGGGTTAAGTTAGTGGGACCTCCAGGTGACTCCACTGCAGGTGATATACGGATCATACTTTAAGAAGCActgctccagggacttccctggtggtccagtggctaagactccgcgctcccaatgcaaggggcctgggtttgatccctggtcagggaactagatcccacacgcatgtcACAATTGAAAAAACAGATCCTGCACGCTGCGACGAAGATACCCTGTGCTgcgactaagacccagcgcagccaaataaataaatattaaaaaagaaagaaaaaagaagcactgCTCCAGGGGCTCACGGGCGgcactggagaggagagaggaagctgcAGAGGGTGAGCAGTTAAGAGACTGAAGCACATTTCTCCTCTCCCCTGCAGCCCCATtatctctggcctcaggccctggAGGGATAAGCCTCACAGCCAGGGGTTTCTTTCCCTGCAGTGACCTCATGTAGGctcagaaacaaaattttaaaaggaggagGAAATCCACCAGGAAGCTTCTGAGCTGAAAGCAAACAGCCAGCAGCCCCAGCTCTGATAAGATAAATGCCACTGGCTCACAGTGTTTAGAACCCCCAAGGTCTGAGCCTCTTCCTCGGCCACCTGCTGGGTATGTATGCTAAGATGCTACAGCTTCCCAGCAGTACCATTCCCTGGAGGCCCTTCAGGTGCACCAGAATGGTTCCAGGCTGCCTCGCTGCTGGTGTGGTCTCCTGGGAACAAGCACTGCGAAGAGGCTGACTGAATGAGCCTGGGAGGACACAGGGGTCTGGGATCTCACCTTCCCCAACCCCCTGTCTGAAATCATTCAGAAATCTTCACTGAGCTTGAAGTCCCACCTAAGATTCTCTGCCTCCACTGAGTTGccaagccccctccccagcccccatttGTCCAGTACCTCAGCTTTACAATCTCTGCTCTTTATCCTTCCCCTATCTCATCCCATCACTCTCCTGCCTGCCTCGGCATCTTTCAGTGGTACGGCCCTTGCCATATCTGCTATCACATTAAATGCCACATACCTCGTTGCTGAGAATGCTCCAGAATGAGTCCTCTCACAGAACACTGTTTACTAAGCCCCTCCCATTTGCCATACCCTGTGCCCAGTGTTTACCTGCaacttctcatttaatctttattaacAAACTTGTGAGGTAGTGACATTtacacattttatagatgtggacaCTGAGGCTTAACGAGATGACGTCATTTGGTCAGGTCAGTAAGTGATCTGATCTCAAGAGCCCAAGCTTTCAACAACTATGCTATCTTACCTTTCTACATATAGCAGTCAGTCTCTCTTACACAGAAATGGGGTTTCTCCCCACGGTAGACTGTAGTATTATCTCCAATCATT
Protein-coding regions in this window:
- the PEF1 gene encoding peflin, whose protein sequence is MASYPYGQGCPGAGGQAPGAPPGSYYPGLPHAGGQYASGVPPGGGYGGGPAPGGPYGPPAGGGPYAHPNPGGLPSGTPGGPYGGAAPGGPYGPPPPNSYGAQHPGPYGQGTPPPGGTPPNVDPEAYSWFQSVDSDHSGYISIKELKQALVNSNWSSFNDETCLMMMNMFDKTKSGHIDVYGFSALWKCIQQWKNLFQQYDRDCSGSISYTELQQALSQMGYNLSPQFTQLLISRYCPRSASPAMQLDRFIQVCTQLQVLTEAFREKDTAVQGNIRLSFEDFVTMTASRML